In one window of Camelina sativa cultivar DH55 chromosome 15, Cs, whole genome shotgun sequence DNA:
- the LOC104744780 gene encoding uncharacterized protein LOC104744780, translating into MPDKGVILHPVPSQLLILRPSPLLQWRLGALTALVFFLMLVVWSIDGCSIQTFVEPWRFNAYSVKISPSPSSHSLQISPSPSPLTSPQPILETEEPHNLTTHTTKVVEPTLDPNLTSNSTGVQFEWITADSGKGFTANLLRSWLAPGGAPCREAKTVEISVSGVDGNDSLELTAGEIHEFRFQALDESGKHVCIGGDYFETDLSGESWKSRPPVKDFGNGTYSFSLQVHPEFAGDYNLTVILLFRHFQGLKFSTSRLGFDRKLRNVPLRFINKPDVTLPELKSCKRSDFNRDAWSGRWTRLGKNDECEISNDGRYRCLAADYPCRKPWCDGAVGAIESNGWVYSTHCSFEVFSGDKAWDCLKGKWIFFWGDSNHVDSIRNLLNFVLGHPEIPAVPRRFDLKFSNPKNSSETVRITSIFNGHWNETKNYQGLDSLQDSDFRELLKKYFTEDRVPDVMIVNSGLHDGIHWTSLRAFAKGAETAAAFWRGVFDKVKSRGLQPPEVIFRNTIATGGYARTLAFNPSKMEAFNGVFLEKMKDAGLVTSVVDNFDMTYPWHYDNRCNDGVHYGRAPAKLKWRDGEIGHQYFVDLMLVHVLLNALCVK; encoded by the coding sequence ATGCCGGATAAAGGAGTGATTTTGCATCCAGTTCCGAGCCAATTACTGATTCTACGGCCAAGTCCATTGCTTCAATGGCGTCTTGGTGCTCTTACTGCactcgtcttcttcctcatgttAGTCGTTTGGAGCATTGACGGTTGTTCCATTCAAACCTTCGTTGAGCCATGGAGATTCAACGCTTACTCTGTTAAGATCAGTCCTTCTCCTTCCTCCCACTCCCTTCAAATCAGCCCTTCTCCGTCTCCTTTAACATCACCTCAACCCATTCTAGAAACAGAGGAACCTCACAATCTCACTACACACACGACGAAGGTGGTGGAACCAACTCTGGATCCGAATCTCACTTCAAACTCGACCGGTGTTCAATTCGAATGGATCACCGCCGATTCAGGGAAAGGTTTCACGGCGAATTTGTTAAGGAGTTGGTTGGCTCCGGGAGGAGCGCCGTGCAGAGAAGCAAAAACAGTTGAGATTTCAGTTTCCGGCGTCGACGGGAATGATTCGTTAGAGTTAACCGCCGGTGAGATTCATGAGTTTCGATTCCAAGCCTTGGATGAATCTGGTAAACATGTTTGCATCGGTGGTGACTACTTCGAGACTGATTTATCCGGCGAGAGTTGGAAATCGAGGCCTCCGGTGAAAGATTTCGGAAACGGAACTTACTCTTTCTCGTTACAGGTTCATCCTGAGTTCGCCGGAGATTACAATCTCACCGTCATTTTGCTCTTCCGTCACTTCCAAGGTCTTAAGTTCAGCACCTCACGTCTAGGCTTTGATCGAAAGCTTCGTAACGTCCCATTAAGATTCATCAATAAGCCTGACGTTACTCTACCGGAGCTCAAGTCATGTAAAAGATCTGACTTTAACAGAGATGCTTGGTCAGGACGGTGGACTAGGCTTGGTAAGAACGATGAGTGTGAGATCAGTAATGACGGGCGTTACCGTTGCCTCGCCGCGGATTACCCTTGTAGGAAACCGTGGTGCGATGGAGCGGTTGGAGCTATAGAGAGCAATGGTTGGGTTTACTCTACTCATTGCTCTTTTGAGGTCTTCTCTGGTGACAAGGCTTGGGATTGCTTGAAAGGGAAATGGATCTTCTTCTGGGGGGACTCGAATCATGTTGATTCGATAAGAAACTTGCTGAACTTTGTATTAGGTCATCCGGAGATCCCTGCTGTACCGAGGAGGTTTGATTTGAAGTTCTCGAATCCGAAGAACTCATCCGAGACGGTTAGGATCACGAGTATCTTCAACGGTCATTGGAACGAGACAAAGAACTACCAGGGTCTTGATTCTCTTCAAGACTCAGACTTTAGAGAGTTGCTCAAGAAGTACTTTACGGAAGACCGTGTTCCGGACGTGATGATTGTGAACTCAGGTCTACACGATGGGATTCACTGGACGAGTCTTAGAGCCTTTGCGAAAGGAGCTGAAACCGCAGCTGCGTTTTGGAGAGGAGTTTTTGATAAGGTGAAAAGCAGGGGATTGCAACCGCCTGAGGTGATTTTTAGGAACACGATTGCGACAGGAGGGTACGCGAGAACGTTAGCGTTTAACCCAAGCAAAATGGAGGCGTTTAACGGAGTGTTTCTCGAGAAAATGAAGGACGCAGGATTGGTCACAAGCGTGGTGGATAACTTTGATATGACGTATCCGTGGCATTATGATAACAGGTGCAACGACGGAGTTCATTACGGTAGAGCTCCGGCGAAATTGAAGTGGAGGGACGGTGAGATTGGTCATCAGTACTTTGTGGATTTGATGCTCGTTCACGTTTTGCTCAATGCATTGTGTGTGAAATAG